One Streptomyces fagopyri DNA window includes the following coding sequences:
- the fdhA gene encoding formaldehyde dehydrogenase, glutathione-independent, producing MSENGNRAVAYLKPGAVEVRTIDHPTLELQDGPGVAAENVGRKCRHGVILKVLASNICGSDQHMVRGRTTAPEGLVLGHEITGEVLERGPDVEFIEVGDIVSVPFNIACGRCRNCKERKTGICLNVNPARPGAAYGYVDMGGWVGGQAQYAMVPYADFNLLRFPDRDQAREKLLDLTMLSDIFPTGFHGAVTAGAGVGSTVYVAGAGPVGLAAAASAQLLGAAVVIVGDLNAERLAQARSFGCETVDVSEGPVEDQIAQILGEPEVDAAVDAVGFEARAHGPDAEEAPATVLNSLMGITRAGGALGIPGLYVTDDPGGIDQDARTGTLKVRLGLGWAKSHRLSTGQCPVMRYHRGLMQAILHERVHIAKAVNATVIGLEDAPRGYAEFDQGASHKYVLDPHGTLAGVRPV from the coding sequence ATGAGCGAGAACGGAAACAGGGCAGTCGCTTATCTCAAGCCGGGTGCGGTGGAGGTCAGGACCATCGACCATCCGACGCTCGAACTGCAGGACGGGCCGGGAGTGGCCGCCGAGAACGTCGGTCGCAAGTGCCGGCACGGGGTCATCCTCAAGGTGCTCGCCAGCAACATCTGTGGCAGTGACCAGCACATGGTGCGAGGCCGTACGACCGCGCCCGAGGGGCTGGTCCTCGGACACGAGATCACCGGAGAGGTACTGGAACGCGGCCCGGACGTCGAGTTCATCGAGGTCGGGGACATCGTCTCGGTACCGTTCAACATCGCCTGCGGACGGTGCCGCAACTGCAAGGAGCGCAAGACCGGCATCTGTCTGAACGTCAATCCGGCCCGGCCGGGGGCAGCCTACGGTTATGTCGACATGGGCGGCTGGGTCGGAGGCCAGGCGCAGTACGCCATGGTCCCCTACGCGGACTTCAACCTGCTGAGGTTCCCCGACCGCGACCAGGCGCGCGAGAAGCTCCTCGATCTGACCATGCTGTCGGACATCTTCCCGACCGGTTTCCACGGCGCGGTCACCGCGGGCGCCGGGGTCGGTTCGACGGTGTACGTCGCCGGGGCGGGCCCGGTCGGTCTGGCGGCGGCCGCGTCGGCGCAGCTCCTGGGCGCCGCCGTCGTCATCGTCGGAGACCTCAACGCCGAACGCCTCGCCCAGGCCCGGAGTTTCGGGTGCGAGACGGTGGACGTCTCCGAGGGCCCGGTGGAGGACCAGATCGCGCAGATCCTCGGCGAACCCGAGGTCGACGCGGCCGTCGACGCGGTCGGCTTCGAGGCACGCGCGCACGGCCCGGACGCCGAGGAGGCCCCCGCGACCGTCCTCAACTCCCTGATGGGCATCACGCGCGCGGGTGGGGCACTGGGCATCCCCGGGCTGTACGTCACGGACGACCCCGGCGGGATCGACCAGGACGCGCGGACCGGAACGCTGAAGGTGCGGCTCGGTCTGGGGTGGGCGAAGAGCCATCGCCTCAGCACGGGGCAGTGCCCGGTGATGCGGTACCACCGGGGTCTGATGCAGGCGATCCTGCACGAACGGGTGCACATCGCCAAGGCGGTCAACGCGACCGTGATCGGCCTGGAGGACGCGCCGCGCGGCTACGCCGAGTTCGACCAGGGCGCCAGTCACAAGTACGTGCTCGACCCGCACGGGACACTGGCCGGCGTACGGCCTGTCTGA
- a CDS encoding cupin domain-containing protein produces the protein MTENSRATPSFAVHIPDAELETEPLDPDQIVSGTPVVTGKVLWESADGKQLRGIWQITPGVVTDTEANELFVVVSGRATIEIEGGGLIEVGPGDAAVLREGDRTTWTVHETLRKAYHISL, from the coding sequence ATGACCGAGAACAGCCGGGCCACCCCGTCCTTCGCCGTCCACATTCCCGACGCCGAACTCGAAACGGAGCCGCTCGACCCGGACCAGATCGTTTCCGGCACCCCGGTCGTGACCGGCAAGGTGCTGTGGGAGTCGGCCGACGGCAAGCAACTGCGCGGCATCTGGCAGATCACCCCCGGTGTGGTGACCGATACCGAGGCGAACGAGCTCTTCGTGGTCGTCAGCGGCCGCGCCACGATCGAGATCGAGGGCGGCGGTCTCATCGAGGTGGGTCCGGGCGACGCGGCGGTCCTGCGCGAGGGCGACCGTACGACGTGGACCGTGCACGAGACGCTCCGCAAGGCCTACCACATCAGCCTGTAG
- a CDS encoding MFS transporter — MFAVTARGRQTAVPVDIEGIPALRRRITAVLIAGQILGGLGVATGIALATVLAKQVSGTESLSGLAPTATVTGTALLSVPLAALMTARGRRPGLVLAYLIGASGACLVVVAASVGSFPLLLLGMAGFGAASSANLQARFAAADLAEPRRRARAISNVVWATTIGAVLGPNIAAPAGRSVSGLGIPEAAGPFLWAAGVFLLSALLVAVLLRPDPLLTARALAPAEEGAAHARSIRAGFAAVAASPRARLALVTVAVSHTAMVSIMSMTPVDLGHHGASIDLIGLVISAHIAGMYAFSPLMGRLSDRFGRLSGIALAGGLLACAALLAGTAGGSHGQTAAGLFVLGLGWSSGLVSGSALLTDSVPQAARAAAQGVSDLTMNTAAGVGGATAGLIVAEAGYGWLNLVAACLLLPLGGLALFTRGRHGRFPEGLQDTTADQKPTALGRGERLGNQRSGRQTRRRP, encoded by the coding sequence GTGTTCGCGGTGACCGCCCGCGGACGGCAGACCGCCGTGCCCGTGGACATCGAGGGGATACCGGCCCTGCGGCGCCGGATCACCGCCGTACTGATCGCGGGCCAGATCCTCGGCGGCCTCGGTGTCGCCACCGGCATCGCGCTCGCCACCGTGCTGGCCAAGCAGGTCAGCGGGACCGAGTCGCTCTCCGGTCTCGCGCCCACCGCGACGGTCACCGGCACGGCGCTGCTCTCCGTGCCGCTGGCCGCGCTGATGACCGCACGCGGGCGTCGGCCCGGACTCGTACTGGCGTATCTCATCGGCGCGTCGGGCGCCTGCCTCGTCGTGGTCGCCGCGAGCGTCGGAAGCTTCCCCCTGCTTCTGCTCGGGATGGCGGGGTTCGGCGCGGCCTCCTCGGCGAACCTCCAGGCACGGTTCGCGGCCGCCGACCTGGCCGAACCCCGGCGGCGTGCCCGCGCCATCTCGAATGTCGTGTGGGCCACCACGATCGGAGCGGTGCTCGGGCCCAACATCGCCGCACCCGCGGGACGCAGCGTGTCGGGTCTCGGGATACCGGAGGCGGCCGGTCCCTTCCTCTGGGCGGCCGGGGTCTTCCTGCTCTCCGCGCTGCTCGTGGCGGTCCTGCTGCGGCCCGATCCGCTGCTGACCGCCCGGGCGCTCGCACCGGCCGAGGAAGGGGCTGCCCACGCGCGGTCGATCCGAGCGGGTTTCGCCGCCGTCGCCGCCTCGCCACGGGCCCGGCTGGCGCTCGTGACGGTGGCCGTGTCGCACACCGCGATGGTCTCGATCATGTCGATGACCCCCGTGGACCTCGGACACCACGGGGCGAGCATCGATCTCATCGGGCTGGTGATCAGCGCGCACATCGCGGGCATGTACGCGTTCTCGCCCCTCATGGGACGGCTCTCCGACCGCTTCGGGCGACTCTCCGGGATCGCGCTCGCCGGGGGCCTGCTCGCCTGCGCGGCACTGCTCGCGGGCACGGCGGGCGGCAGTCACGGACAGACCGCCGCGGGGCTCTTCGTCCTGGGCCTGGGCTGGTCGTCCGGACTGGTGTCCGGGTCGGCGCTCCTGACGGACTCCGTGCCCCAGGCAGCGCGGGCCGCCGCACAGGGAGTCTCCGACCTGACCATGAACACGGCGGCCGGTGTGGGGGGCGCGACCGCCGGCCTCATCGTCGCGGAGGCCGGCTACGGGTGGCTGAACCTCGTCGCCGCCTGCCTGCTGCTCCCGCTGGGAGGACTGGCGCTGTTCACCCGCGGAAGGCACGGCCGGTTCCCGGAAGGCCTCCAGGACACCACCGCGGACCAGAAGCCGACAGCCCTGGGCCGGGGAGAAAGGCTCGGGAACCAGCGCAGCGGACGGCAAACCAGGCGGCGGCCCTGA
- a CDS encoding methylated-DNA--[protein]-cysteine S-methyltransferase produces MNSHAQDEHRVVWGVVGTDIGPLLLAATDDGLVNVVFHATDAVRDRALERLAARLGTEPVEAPASPLLAEAIRQVEAYFAGERRDFELPLDWSLISGFNRQVLRELESGVAYGAVVGYGDLARRVGQPGAAQAVGVAMGSNPLPVVVPCHRVVESDGGIGGFGGGLETKRKLLALEGVLPEPLF; encoded by the coding sequence ATGAACAGCCATGCGCAGGACGAGCATCGGGTCGTGTGGGGCGTCGTCGGCACGGACATCGGTCCGCTGCTGCTGGCGGCGACCGACGACGGCCTGGTGAACGTGGTGTTCCACGCCACGGACGCGGTCCGCGACAGGGCGCTCGAGCGGCTCGCCGCGCGCCTGGGCACCGAGCCGGTCGAGGCACCCGCGTCCCCACTCCTGGCCGAGGCGATACGCCAGGTCGAGGCGTACTTCGCGGGTGAGAGACGTGACTTCGAGCTGCCGCTGGACTGGTCACTCATCTCCGGGTTCAACCGCCAGGTGCTGCGCGAGCTGGAGTCCGGCGTCGCGTACGGCGCGGTCGTGGGCTACGGCGACCTCGCCCGCCGGGTGGGACAGCCGGGCGCGGCGCAGGCGGTCGGCGTGGCGATGGGTTCGAACCCGCTGCCGGTCGTCGTGCCGTGCCACCGGGTCGTGGAGAGCGACGGCGGCATCGGAGGGTTCGGGGGCGGACTGGAGACCAAGCGGAAGCTCCTGGCCCTGGAAGGGGTGCTGCCGGAACCGCTGTTCTGA
- a CDS encoding glycerophosphodiester phosphodiesterase: MHARVAAATTTALIGGTVLVGGTTSILPTPHARAGSPDGGVVIVAHRGASAYAPENTLASIDKAAAMGFDWVENDVQRTKDGKLVVLHDATLARTTDVEKVYPRRAPWKVKDFTAAEIARLDAGSWSGRRYAGTRVPTLLQYMRRVSHNHQKLLLEIKNPDLYPGIERETLELLSNEGWLDPEHLRHRLVVQSFSARSVRTVHDLRPGITTAFLGKPSYARLREYARFADLINPDSASLTSGYVSTVHAFKGPHGRPMGVFAWTVDDPDAARRLAGYGVDGVITNKPDVVRSALQES, encoded by the coding sequence ATGCACGCGCGCGTTGCCGCCGCCACGACCACGGCGCTCATCGGGGGCACCGTGCTTGTCGGGGGCACCACCTCGATACTCCCCACTCCCCACGCGCGGGCCGGTTCCCCGGACGGCGGTGTCGTGATCGTCGCGCACCGCGGCGCTTCCGCCTACGCGCCCGAGAACACCCTGGCCTCCATCGACAAAGCCGCCGCGATGGGTTTCGACTGGGTCGAGAACGACGTCCAGCGCACCAAGGACGGGAAACTGGTCGTCCTTCACGACGCCACACTGGCGCGCACGACCGATGTCGAGAAGGTCTATCCCCGCCGGGCCCCCTGGAAGGTCAAGGACTTCACCGCCGCCGAGATCGCGCGTCTCGACGCGGGCAGCTGGTCCGGCCGTCGGTACGCCGGTACACGCGTGCCGACGCTGCTCCAGTACATGCGGCGTGTGTCGCACAACCACCAGAAGCTCCTCCTGGAGATCAAGAACCCCGACCTGTACCCGGGCATCGAGCGGGAGACCCTCGAACTGCTGAGCAACGAGGGCTGGCTCGACCCGGAACACCTCCGGCACCGGCTGGTCGTCCAGAGTTTCAGCGCGCGGAGCGTGCGAACGGTCCACGATCTGCGTCCGGGGATCACGACGGCGTTCCTTGGCAAGCCGTCGTACGCGCGGTTGCGCGAGTACGCGCGCTTCGCCGACCTGATCAACCCGGACAGCGCCTCCCTCACCTCCGGCTACGTCTCCACGGTCCACGCCTTCAAGGGGCCGCACGGCAGGCCGATGGGGGTCTTCGCCTGGACCGTCGACGACCCGGACGCCGCACGGCGCCTCGCGGGCTACGGCGTGGACGGCGTCATCACGAACAAGCCCGACGTGGTCCGCAGCGCGCTGCAGGAGAGCTGA
- a CDS encoding MHYT domain-containing protein: MQGTIDGFSYGLVTPVVAFLMACLGGALGLRCTTRSMLVTRSWRAGWLALGSAAIASGIWTMHFIAMMGFSVEETPIHYDRPTTFASLGVAIVMVGVGIFIVGYRGATGTALFTGGTITGLGVASMHYLGMAGMRLNGKLEYNTLTVSASVVIAVVAAITALWAAGQVRGFLWSVGASLVMGLAVSGMHYTGMAALSVHLHHTSSTPAGDSATSLLAPMMIGPLVFLCLAGVVVMFDPLMVLGKPDRTPVERRPGIPAHSVGLRPGRRPRRHPGRDRAHGRVRTPQSR, translated from the coding sequence ATGCAGGGCACGATCGACGGCTTCAGCTACGGACTCGTCACACCGGTGGTGGCGTTCCTCATGGCCTGCCTGGGTGGAGCGCTCGGCCTGCGGTGCACCACCAGATCGATGCTCGTCACCCGTTCGTGGCGGGCCGGCTGGCTCGCCCTCGGCTCGGCCGCGATCGCTTCGGGCATCTGGACCATGCACTTCATCGCGATGATGGGATTCTCGGTCGAGGAGACCCCGATCCACTACGACAGGCCCACGACGTTCGCGAGTCTGGGCGTGGCCATCGTGATGGTCGGTGTCGGGATCTTCATCGTGGGCTACCGCGGGGCCACCGGGACGGCACTTTTCACCGGCGGCACCATCACCGGTCTGGGAGTCGCCTCCATGCACTACCTGGGCATGGCCGGAATGCGCCTGAACGGAAAGCTGGAGTACAACACGCTCACCGTGTCGGCCTCGGTCGTCATAGCCGTCGTCGCCGCCATCACCGCGCTGTGGGCGGCGGGCCAGGTCCGCGGATTCCTCTGGAGCGTGGGCGCCAGTCTCGTCATGGGGCTGGCTGTCAGCGGCATGCACTACACGGGCATGGCCGCCCTCAGCGTCCATCTCCACCACACCTCCAGCACCCCCGCGGGCGATTCGGCCACCTCCCTGCTCGCGCCCATGATGATCGGCCCGCTGGTCTTCCTCTGCCTGGCCGGAGTCGTCGTGATGTTCGACCCCCTGATGGTGCTGGGCAAGCCGGACCGGACCCCCGTGGAGCGCAGACCCGGTATTCCGGCCCACTCCGTCGGTCTCCGCCCCGGCCGCCGACCGCGGCGGCACCCGGGCCGCGACCGTGCGCACGGTCGCGTGCGCACCCCGCAGAGCCGGTGA
- the uvrB gene encoding excinuclease ABC subunit UvrB encodes MRPVSKIERSVAPFEVVSSYQPSGDQPAAIAELDKRVRAGEKDVVLLGATGTGKSATTAWMIEKLQRPTLVMAPNKTLAAQLANEFRELLPNNAVEYFVSYYDYYQPEAYVPQSDTYIEKDSSINEEVERLRHSATNSLLTRRDVVVVASVSCIYGLGTPQEYVDRMVSLKVGDEIDRDDLLRRFVDIQYTRNDVAFARGTFRVRGDTIEIFPVYEELAVRIEMFGDEIEALSTLHPLTGEVISDDEQIYVFPATHYVAGPERMERAVNDIEKELGGRLAELEKQGKLLEAQRLRMRTTYDLEMLRQIGSCSGVENYSMHFDGREPGSPPNTLIDYFPDDFLLVIDESHNTVPQIGAMYEGDASRKRTLVDHGFRLPSALDNRPLKWEEFQKRIGQTVYLSATPGKYELSRADGYVEQIIRPTGLIDPEVVVKPTEGQIDDLVHEIRLRTEKDERVLVTTLTKKMAEDLTDYFLELGIQVRYLHSDVDTLRRVELLRELRAGEFDVLVGINLLREGLDLPEVSLVSILDADKEGFLRSGTSLIQTIGRAARNVSGQVHMYADRITPAMEKAIDETNRRREKQVAYNEERGIDPQPLRKKINDIVAQIAREDVDTEQLLGSGYRKTKDGKGAKAPVPSLGGKAAKSGKNAKNAAKVPTDQPAAELAGQIEELTERMRAAAADLQFEIAARLRDEVSEMKKELRQMKEGGLA; translated from the coding sequence ATGCGGCCCGTATCAAAGATCGAACGTTCGGTGGCGCCCTTCGAGGTCGTCAGCTCCTACCAGCCGAGCGGTGACCAGCCGGCGGCCATCGCCGAGCTGGACAAGCGCGTCCGGGCAGGTGAGAAGGACGTCGTCCTGCTGGGCGCGACCGGCACTGGCAAGTCCGCCACCACCGCGTGGATGATCGAGAAGCTCCAGCGCCCCACGCTCGTCATGGCACCGAACAAGACGCTGGCCGCCCAGCTGGCCAACGAGTTCCGCGAGCTGCTCCCGAACAACGCGGTCGAGTACTTCGTCTCGTACTACGACTACTACCAGCCCGAGGCCTACGTCCCCCAGTCGGACACCTACATCGAGAAGGACTCCTCGATCAACGAGGAGGTCGAGCGGCTGCGCCACTCCGCGACCAACTCGCTGCTCACCCGGCGCGACGTCGTGGTGGTCGCCTCGGTCTCCTGCATCTACGGCCTCGGGACGCCGCAGGAATACGTCGACCGGATGGTCAGCCTCAAGGTCGGCGACGAGATCGACCGTGACGACCTGCTGCGCCGCTTCGTCGACATCCAGTACACCCGTAACGACGTGGCTTTCGCCCGGGGCACCTTCCGGGTCCGCGGCGACACCATCGAGATCTTCCCGGTCTACGAGGAGCTCGCCGTCCGCATCGAGATGTTCGGCGACGAGATCGAGGCGCTCTCCACGCTGCACCCGCTCACCGGCGAGGTCATCAGCGACGACGAGCAGATCTACGTGTTCCCGGCGACCCACTACGTGGCCGGTCCCGAGCGCATGGAGCGCGCCGTCAACGACATCGAGAAGGAGCTAGGCGGGCGTCTCGCCGAGCTGGAGAAGCAGGGCAAGCTCCTGGAGGCCCAGCGGCTGCGCATGCGCACCACGTACGACCTCGAGATGCTGCGCCAGATCGGCTCCTGCTCCGGCGTGGAGAACTACTCGATGCACTTCGACGGACGTGAGCCGGGCTCCCCGCCGAACACGCTCATCGACTACTTCCCGGACGACTTCCTGCTCGTCATCGACGAGTCGCACAACACGGTGCCGCAGATCGGCGCCATGTACGAGGGCGACGCCTCGCGCAAGCGCACGCTCGTCGACCACGGCTTCCGGCTGCCCTCCGCCCTGGACAACCGCCCCCTGAAGTGGGAGGAGTTCCAGAAGCGCATCGGACAGACCGTCTACCTGTCGGCGACCCCGGGCAAGTACGAACTCTCCCGCGCGGACGGCTACGTCGAGCAGATCATCCGGCCCACCGGACTGATCGACCCCGAGGTCGTCGTCAAGCCCACCGAGGGCCAGATCGACGACCTGGTGCACGAGATCCGCCTGCGTACGGAGAAGGACGAACGCGTCCTGGTCACCACGCTCACCAAGAAGATGGCCGAGGACCTCACCGACTACTTCCTGGAACTCGGCATCCAGGTGCGCTACCTGCACAGCGACGTCGACACCCTGCGCCGGGTCGAGCTGCTGCGGGAACTGCGCGCGGGCGAGTTCGACGTCCTGGTCGGCATCAACCTGCTGCGAGAGGGCCTCGACCTGCCCGAGGTGTCCCTGGTGTCGATCCTCGACGCCGACAAGGAGGGCTTCCTGCGCTCGGGCACCTCCCTGATCCAGACCATCGGCCGCGCCGCGCGCAACGTCTCAGGCCAGGTCCACATGTACGCCGACCGGATCACCCCGGCGATGGAGAAGGCCATCGACGAGACCAACCGGAGGCGCGAGAAGCAGGTCGCGTACAACGAGGAGAGGGGCATCGACCCGCAGCCCCTCCGCAAGAAGATCAACGACATCGTGGCGCAGATCGCCCGCGAGGACGTCGACACGGAGCAGCTGCTCGGCTCGGGCTACCGCAAGACGAAGGACGGCAAGGGCGCCAAGGCCCCGGTGCCCTCGCTCGGCGGCAAGGCGGCCAAGTCCGGCAAGAACGCCAAGAACGCGGCGAAGGTCCCGACCGACCAGCCCGCGGCCGAGCTCGCCGGGCAGATCGAGGAGCTGACGGAGCGCATGCGGGCCGCCGCGGCGGACCTCCAGTTCGAGATCGCGGCCCGGCTGCGCGACGAGGTGTCGGAGATGAAGAAGGAACTGCGTCAGATGAAGGAGGGGGGCCTGGCCTGA
- a CDS encoding TerD family protein — translation MTVNMTKGQAISLQKNDGGTLTAVRMGLGWQAAPRRGLFGSRTREIDLDASAVLFADKQPVDVVFFRHLVSDDGSVRHTGDNVVGGAGQGGDDESILVDLQRIPVHIDQIVFTVNSFTGQTFQEVQNAFCRLVDETNGQELARYTLAGGGQYTAQIMAKVHRSGAGWQMTAIGTPANGRTFQDLMPTITPHL, via the coding sequence GTGACGGTCAACATGACCAAGGGTCAGGCCATCAGTCTGCAGAAGAACGACGGGGGGACCCTCACGGCGGTACGCATGGGGCTCGGCTGGCAGGCGGCACCCCGGCGCGGCCTGTTCGGCTCGCGCACCCGGGAGATCGACCTCGACGCCTCCGCCGTGCTCTTCGCGGACAAGCAGCCCGTCGACGTGGTGTTCTTCCGTCACCTCGTCAGCGACGACGGCTCGGTGCGCCACACCGGTGACAACGTGGTCGGCGGCGCGGGCCAGGGCGGTGACGACGAGTCGATCCTCGTCGACCTGCAACGCATCCCGGTCCACATCGACCAGATCGTCTTCACCGTGAACTCCTTCACGGGCCAGACGTTCCAGGAGGTGCAGAACGCGTTCTGCCGTCTGGTCGACGAGACGAACGGCCAGGAACTCGCCCGCTACACCCTCGCGGGCGGCGGCCAGTACACGGCCCAGATCATGGCGAAGGTGCACCGCTCCGGCGCGGGCTGGCAGATGACGGCCATCGGCACACCGGCCAACGGCCGCACCTTCCAGGACCTGATGCCCACGATCACCCCGCACCTGTAG